Proteins from a genomic interval of Pseudomonas sp. RC10:
- a CDS encoding MbcA/ParS/Xre antitoxin family protein, with amino-acid sequence MTALAITRNDGVGVDTPEAGRVALTFFFNLMAHWGCSVEDQRTLLGAVSNTTFYKYKRTPDIRLPRDTLERISYLMGIHKALSIIFSNQLERAYEWVAKPNTAAPFNGQSALQYMLAGRVVDIADVRRYLDGVRG; translated from the coding sequence ATGACAGCCTTGGCGATCACCCGCAACGATGGCGTTGGTGTCGATACCCCGGAAGCAGGACGCGTAGCCCTGACCTTCTTTTTCAATCTCATGGCGCATTGGGGATGCTCGGTCGAGGACCAGCGAACACTGCTGGGCGCTGTGAGCAACACGACCTTTTACAAATACAAACGGACCCCCGACATCCGTTTGCCGCGCGATACGCTGGAGCGAATTTCCTATTTGATGGGCATCCACAAAGCGCTCAGCATCATCTTCAGCAATCAGTTGGAGCGCGCTTACGAATGGGTCGCAAAACCCAACACGGCGGCACCTTTCAACGGCCAATCCGCATTGCAATACATGTTGGCCGGTCGGGTGGTGGACATCGCGGACGTGCGTCGGTATCTGGACGGAGTCCGGGGCTGA
- a CDS encoding CynX/NimT family MFS transporter encodes MTTKAPTASDTLSPSRKHHEIDELLIDAEADDDEVQQHRPVLKRPWFLLLGLVLVALNLRPALSSMAPVLSEVSKGLGLSAAKAGLLTTLPVLCLGLFAPLAPILARRFGSERVVLGILMTLTCGILLRSSYGEVGLFAGSIMAGASIGIIGVLLPGIVKRDFAKQAGTMTGVYTMALCLGAAVAAGSTVPLSQVFGNESGSDWTLGLGFWIVPAVIAAIFWWPQTRQRQGQHQVAYRVRGLFRDRLARQVTLYMGLQSSLAYIVFGWLPSILIGRGLTPTEAGLLLSGSIMVQLVSSLTAPWLATRGKDQRLAILLVMLLTLGGLYGCLYAPLNQLWLWAVVLGLGQGGTFSLALTLIVLRSRDSHVAANLSSMAQGVGYTLASLGPFAVGVVHDWTGNWSAVGWIFGIIGVGAILAGMGAGRALYVDVTSEKV; translated from the coding sequence ATGACGACCAAGGCGCCTACGGCGAGCGACACGCTATCCCCTTCCCGAAAACATCATGAAATCGACGAGCTGCTGATTGACGCGGAGGCTGATGACGATGAAGTCCAGCAGCACCGGCCTGTCCTGAAGCGCCCGTGGTTTCTGCTGTTGGGGCTGGTGCTGGTGGCGTTGAACCTGCGTCCGGCGCTGTCGAGCATGGCGCCGGTGCTCAGTGAGGTGTCGAAGGGTCTGGGTCTGTCAGCGGCCAAGGCGGGTTTGCTGACGACGCTGCCGGTGCTGTGTCTCGGTTTGTTCGCGCCATTGGCGCCGATCCTGGCGCGGCGTTTCGGCAGCGAGCGCGTGGTGCTGGGGATTCTGATGACCCTGACGTGCGGCATCCTGTTGCGCAGTTCGTACGGTGAAGTCGGCTTGTTCGCGGGAAGCATCATGGCGGGCGCGAGCATTGGCATCATCGGCGTGCTGCTTCCGGGTATCGTCAAACGCGATTTCGCCAAACAGGCTGGCACCATGACCGGCGTATACACCATGGCTCTGTGTCTAGGGGCTGCGGTGGCGGCGGGTTCGACGGTGCCGTTGAGCCAGGTGTTTGGAAACGAAAGCGGCAGCGACTGGACACTCGGCCTTGGGTTCTGGATCGTCCCGGCGGTGATTGCCGCGATCTTCTGGTGGCCACAAACCCGTCAACGCCAGGGTCAGCATCAGGTGGCCTATCGGGTGCGTGGGCTGTTCCGCGATCGTCTGGCGCGGCAAGTTACCTTATATATGGGGCTGCAATCGTCGCTGGCCTACATCGTTTTCGGCTGGTTGCCGTCGATCCTCATTGGCCGTGGCCTGACACCTACAGAAGCGGGTCTGCTGCTGTCGGGGTCGATCATGGTGCAACTGGTCAGCTCGCTCACTGCACCCTGGCTGGCTACACGGGGTAAGGATCAACGACTGGCGATCCTGTTGGTCATGCTGCTGACACTGGGCGGTTTGTACGGTTGTCTGTACGCGCCCCTTAATCAACTGTGGCTCTGGGCCGTGGTGCTCGGGTTGGGGCAGGGCGGTACGTTCAGCCTGGCGCTGACCCTGATCGTGCTGCGCTCCCGGGATTCTCATGTCGCCGCCAACCTGTCGAGCATGGCTCAGGGCGTGGGCTACACGTTGGCCTCGCTGGGTCCGTTCGCGGTTGGCGTTGTGCATGACTGGACGGGCAACTGGAGCGCGGTCGGCTGGATCTTCGGCATCATTGGCGTGGGTGCGATTCTGGCAGGGATGGGCGCCGGGCGTGCGCTGTACGTCGACGTGACCAGCGAGAAAGTTTGA
- a CDS encoding GIY-YIG nuclease family protein — translation MTDTAVALESAPQTLTPKPWFVYLVRAANGSLYCGISDDPHKRFTKHQNGKGARFFFSSPAVALVYIEACRDKGEALRQERLIKKLRKRAKEALVASFVLTPSE, via the coding sequence ATGACCGATACCGCTGTTGCCCTTGAGTCTGCGCCTCAAACCCTCACGCCAAAGCCGTGGTTCGTGTACCTCGTACGCGCTGCCAACGGCTCGCTGTATTGCGGCATCAGCGACGACCCCCATAAACGCTTCACCAAGCACCAAAACGGAAAGGGCGCGCGATTTTTCTTTTCCAGCCCTGCCGTGGCGCTGGTGTACATCGAGGCGTGCCGCGACAAGGGTGAGGCGCTGCGTCAGGAGCGGCTGATCAAGAAACTGCGCAAGCGGGCAAAGGAAGCGCTTGTGGCCAGTTTTGTCCTGACCCCTTCCGAGTAA
- the dinB gene encoding DNA polymerase IV, which translates to MIAPSKNAKHRKFIHIDMDSFFVSVELLDSPDLADRPVAVGGRASERGVISTANYIARAFGVRSGLATAKAYRLCPDLVLLPVRFKIYEEVTKKLDSIFRRYTDHVEFLSLDEAFLDVTGQQHFNGSATHMAADIRATIHRELNLTASAGVAPLKYLAKIASEVHKPNGMFVISPNSVRDFLRDLDVRKIPGVGPKTDAVLENLGCRYCKDITEDKIPALVQYLGVHGYYVWERCQGIEIDHQERSNIRSVGIETTFHQDCYTLPECLLHLENLLNGLAERITEIGDGYQIIKNLVKLKFSDFSTSSTEVSSNRLCGDTFNTLCRKLWETRREGRAVRLIGLSVKIKKNIQEDIQLSFPW; encoded by the coding sequence ATGATAGCACCTTCAAAAAATGCGAAGCATCGCAAGTTCATTCATATAGATATGGACTCGTTTTTTGTTTCCGTTGAGCTTCTTGATTCACCCGATCTGGCCGATCGACCTGTCGCAGTAGGCGGCAGAGCTTCTGAGAGGGGAGTCATTAGCACGGCGAATTACATTGCTAGAGCTTTTGGCGTACGGAGCGGTTTGGCGACGGCTAAAGCTTATCGCTTATGCCCGGATCTAGTGCTGTTGCCGGTGAGGTTTAAAATATACGAAGAGGTCACGAAAAAACTGGATAGCATTTTCAGACGCTATACCGATCATGTCGAGTTTTTGTCTTTAGATGAGGCATTTCTAGATGTGACCGGCCAGCAACATTTCAACGGGTCTGCTACTCATATGGCCGCAGATATCCGGGCCACAATTCATCGGGAACTTAACTTGACCGCTTCAGCGGGAGTGGCGCCGCTGAAATATCTGGCGAAAATCGCCTCAGAAGTTCATAAACCCAATGGTATGTTCGTCATATCGCCTAATTCAGTTCGTGACTTTTTACGCGACCTTGATGTTCGGAAAATCCCAGGAGTTGGTCCTAAGACAGATGCAGTACTTGAAAATCTGGGGTGCCGGTACTGCAAAGATATCACAGAAGATAAAATTCCTGCATTGGTTCAGTACCTCGGTGTCCACGGATACTATGTTTGGGAGCGATGCCAAGGTATCGAGATAGACCATCAAGAGCGCAGTAATATCAGGTCGGTAGGTATTGAGACAACTTTTCATCAAGACTGTTATACACTCCCTGAATGCCTGTTGCATCTGGAGAATTTGCTTAATGGCTTGGCTGAGCGTATTACCGAAATTGGGGATGGCTATCAAATAATCAAAAACTTGGTGAAGCTCAAATTTTCTGATTTTTCCACCTCATCCACAGAGGTATCGTCCAACCGGCTTTGCGGTGACACCTTCAACACGCTTTGTAGGAAGTTGTGGGAGACTCGCAGGGAAGGGAGAGCGGTTCGATTGATAGGACTTTCAGTGAAAATCAAGAAAAACATACAAGAAGATATTCAGCTTTCGTTCCCTTGGTGA
- a CDS encoding radical SAM protein yields the protein MKILNNGLVKFDYQFPLYNFFFPSQSHEVFRPNRTQLSQVFETANNSATSRALYFHIPFCEAICSFCPFTRGFYKNSEEIDRYTQALIKEIEYKSRVMDLKKVPVRAIFFGGGTPSLLSPRNINDIGEALHRYFDMSNVEEFSFEFHITSVSEERTRALADIGVTHARFGLQTIDPTWRKLFNLSQDITQIERAAETLVSSFQHVLCDILYGMNGSNESQTLTDIDKAVDLGVTNIDIYPINNVVTSLKLHRQIKQHTSEIFPAMRKLNMRLMIDEHMRQKGYLPYNGHGYIRQRLSREKLFASNYSFIYHEHVYGYADHDVLGFGVGGISSLAENVITNTSLREQYTIKMTSGIYECNVSQHASVLDLVKPIVLRLPYHGEIEKDKIAFSDIPSGLFTKLEEMIRAGLICETEKTYELTKLGWLWYSNIMFYLCPQSEQNILKKLVFEKLSAKGRDITKDEIIYSTV from the coding sequence GTGAAAATACTTAATAACGGACTAGTAAAATTCGATTATCAATTTCCACTCTATAATTTCTTTTTCCCCTCTCAAAGTCACGAAGTATTTCGTCCCAACCGTACACAACTATCGCAAGTCTTCGAAACTGCAAATAACAGTGCAACGTCTCGAGCTTTGTATTTTCACATCCCATTTTGCGAAGCGATATGCTCATTCTGCCCGTTTACTCGAGGATTCTACAAAAATAGTGAGGAAATAGATAGATATACGCAAGCGTTGATCAAAGAGATCGAATACAAATCGCGAGTTATGGACCTAAAAAAGGTTCCAGTTCGTGCAATCTTTTTTGGTGGTGGAACGCCCTCCTTGCTTTCCCCCCGAAACATCAATGATATTGGAGAGGCACTACACCGTTATTTCGACATGTCTAATGTTGAAGAATTTTCGTTCGAATTTCACATCACGAGTGTCTCGGAGGAGCGCACTAGAGCTCTAGCCGACATCGGAGTTACCCATGCCCGATTTGGACTGCAAACGATAGACCCTACCTGGAGAAAACTATTCAATCTCTCTCAAGATATTACTCAAATAGAACGTGCAGCAGAAACACTGGTATCCTCTTTCCAGCATGTCCTCTGCGATATTCTCTATGGAATGAATGGAAGCAATGAATCGCAAACCTTAACTGACATTGACAAAGCCGTTGACCTAGGCGTCACGAACATCGATATCTACCCCATCAACAATGTCGTAACATCGCTTAAACTTCACAGACAAATCAAACAGCATACAAGTGAAATTTTCCCAGCAATGCGAAAGTTGAACATGAGGCTTATGATCGATGAACACATGCGTCAGAAAGGCTATTTGCCTTATAATGGCCACGGTTATATCCGCCAGAGACTGTCAAGGGAAAAACTGTTCGCTAGTAACTACTCATTTATCTATCACGAGCACGTTTACGGCTACGCTGATCATGATGTATTAGGTTTTGGTGTCGGCGGAATTTCGTCCCTTGCTGAGAATGTCATCACTAATACATCTCTCAGAGAGCAATACACTATTAAAATGACTTCTGGCATATACGAATGCAATGTTAGCCAACATGCATCTGTTCTTGATCTAGTAAAACCTATTGTACTAAGGCTTCCTTACCATGGAGAAATAGAAAAAGACAAAATCGCGTTTAGTGATATTCCCAGCGGCTTGTTTACTAAGCTGGAAGAGATGATCAGAGCAGGTCTAATATGCGAAACGGAAAAGACATATGAGTTAACCAAGCTGGGCTGGCTATGGTATAGCAATATCATGTTCTACTTATGCCCTCAAAGCGAGCAAAACATTCTAAAAAAATTAGTATTTGAGAAGCTCAGCGCCAAAGGAAGAGATATTACAAAAGATGAAATTATCTATTCGACTGTATAG
- a CDS encoding ornithine decarboxylase, whose amino-acid sequence MQIKIVSSIEMIFHPHTQVKVIKFEKSLHLEVASVLVLNKKDALNDNVINCIDQWGTPLFLTDICVQELHQTPLAKYELFILNTPLSDAILAKILNAGSQFESKALPPFTAAVSKFISMQRPTFACPGHQGGHYLDLHPAGLRFKELLGENVFNVDVPHAAPELGDVLSHQGPIRKAENLAAEVFNSDETYFVLNGTSTANKIVASALLSAGDIVLMDRNNHKSVYLGALIQCGARAVFLDSHRDELGVLGGYRKGALSEDMLRARVSRIDSTIAKQERPFRLAIVQHATCDGVVVNAAALLQRIGHLCDYVLFDSAWLGYEPFVDQLAHLSPLIGDLPANAPGVIVTQSVHKQMAGLSQTSQIHKKDHHIRDQSRYCSRHLFDSAFMLHSSTSPFYPLFMSLEVNAAIHANGHGREIWGSAVCIANKFRQKIDHSCKLIKTYSGGQSRRSHPLQSHSKLQSRPTEFTPFNNRSSPIEADLHFIDPCKIILTTNASTKLEQAGFMSIPASVVIQYLREMNFTPEKCDFYNFTLLISPASKETVLDQLAHALSSLELHLINDTQIIDIFPSLAISDGRYSDLSLRQLCNNINNLFHDSNIQRLQSDLFSLDTSVAPNLTPYEANQALIRGQIRVVPLSEALGCVAAEGVIPYPPGIMCIAPGETWTAVVVDYLIVIQKLIDLYPEFAPHVQGIHYAQGINGELSIFVNVLDDVKA is encoded by the coding sequence ATGCAAATAAAAATTGTATCTAGCATAGAAATGATTTTTCATCCGCACACTCAAGTGAAGGTAATAAAGTTTGAAAAATCTTTACACTTGGAGGTCGCCTCAGTATTGGTTCTAAACAAAAAGGATGCACTCAACGACAATGTGATCAACTGCATCGACCAGTGGGGAACACCCCTTTTTTTAACAGACATATGCGTGCAAGAACTCCATCAAACGCCTCTAGCAAAGTATGAACTATTTATCTTGAATACGCCGTTGTCAGATGCAATATTGGCGAAAATACTAAATGCAGGCAGTCAGTTTGAATCAAAAGCGCTTCCTCCGTTTACCGCGGCAGTTTCCAAATTCATTTCTATGCAAAGGCCCACCTTCGCGTGCCCAGGACACCAGGGCGGCCATTATCTAGACCTCCACCCTGCGGGATTGCGCTTCAAGGAATTGTTGGGAGAAAACGTTTTCAACGTAGATGTTCCACATGCAGCCCCTGAACTGGGGGATGTGCTTAGCCACCAAGGACCAATACGAAAAGCTGAAAACCTTGCCGCAGAAGTATTCAACTCTGACGAGACCTATTTTGTCTTAAACGGTACTTCCACGGCGAACAAAATCGTAGCAAGCGCACTACTCAGCGCTGGGGACATCGTGCTGATGGACCGAAACAATCACAAATCTGTATACCTAGGTGCATTGATTCAATGCGGAGCCAGAGCGGTGTTCTTAGACAGTCATCGCGACGAGTTAGGTGTGCTTGGCGGCTACCGCAAGGGCGCTCTTAGTGAAGACATGCTCAGAGCCAGGGTATCTAGAATCGACAGTACAATAGCAAAACAAGAAAGGCCTTTTCGCTTGGCAATTGTGCAGCACGCTACGTGTGACGGTGTTGTAGTGAACGCAGCTGCTCTACTACAACGGATCGGCCACCTATGTGATTACGTACTGTTTGACTCTGCTTGGCTTGGTTACGAGCCCTTTGTCGATCAACTTGCCCATTTATCCCCTCTAATTGGAGACCTCCCAGCTAATGCACCAGGTGTGATTGTTACCCAGTCAGTACATAAGCAAATGGCGGGGCTCTCCCAGACCTCTCAAATACATAAAAAAGATCATCACATCCGGGACCAGTCTCGCTACTGCTCTCGACATTTGTTCGATAGCGCCTTTATGCTCCACTCGTCCACAAGCCCATTTTATCCTTTGTTTATGTCATTAGAAGTAAACGCGGCTATTCATGCCAATGGCCACGGTCGAGAGATATGGGGTTCTGCGGTCTGTATAGCTAATAAATTCAGACAAAAAATTGATCACAGTTGCAAGCTAATCAAGACCTATTCTGGCGGCCAATCTCGGCGCTCGCATCCCTTGCAAAGCCACTCCAAGCTTCAGTCGCGCCCAACTGAATTTACCCCGTTCAATAATCGTTCTTCACCTATCGAAGCTGATCTTCATTTCATCGACCCTTGTAAAATTATCCTCACCACAAACGCTAGCACGAAGTTGGAACAAGCAGGCTTTATGTCGATTCCCGCAAGCGTAGTGATTCAGTACCTTAGAGAAATGAATTTTACGCCAGAGAAGTGTGACTTCTACAATTTCACGCTGTTAATCTCCCCTGCTTCAAAAGAAACGGTACTCGATCAATTAGCACATGCACTGTCCTCACTGGAACTACACCTTATCAATGACACTCAGATAATAGATATATTTCCTTCCCTTGCGATCTCCGACGGCCGCTACTCCGACCTGTCACTGCGGCAATTGTGCAACAACATTAATAATTTATTCCATGATTCAAACATCCAGAGGCTTCAATCCGATCTTTTTAGCTTAGACACCTCGGTAGCTCCCAATTTAACTCCATACGAAGCCAATCAAGCATTAATCCGTGGGCAGATAAGAGTCGTTCCGCTCTCTGAAGCCCTAGGATGCGTGGCTGCCGAAGGTGTGATTCCTTATCCTCCGGGGATCATGTGCATCGCACCTGGCGAAACTTGGACTGCAGTAGTGGTTGACTACCTCATCGTAATTCAGAAACTCATCGACTTATACCCTGAATTTGCTCCTCATGTTCAAGGGATACATTACGCTCAAGGTATCAATGGTGAACTGTCCATCTTCGTCAATGTTTTAGATGATGTAAAAGCCTGA
- a CDS encoding RES family NAD+ phosphorylase — protein sequence MKHAQTVIPAWDAAFRMINSAFPPITLFEDVLNPADLEMAYALESMTNDRLLDQCGVLRRVAVEDRVSGPGSTPVMAAFTHIGKASRFTDGTYGIYYAANSQAAAIAETRFHQERFLAATNEPDIELTLRTYVNQVVKPVHDVREDFPELHDPDPSRYGTSQAFASALRGEGAWGLLYKSVRLDGHECVAAFRPPTVSLPVQGKHVRYVWDAKSQTISHVFEISPL from the coding sequence ATGAAGCATGCACAGACTGTGATCCCGGCCTGGGATGCCGCGTTCAGGATGATCAACAGTGCTTTTCCTCCGATCACGCTGTTTGAGGATGTGCTCAACCCGGCCGACCTTGAGATGGCGTATGCGCTAGAGTCGATGACCAACGATCGTCTGCTGGATCAATGCGGTGTATTGCGCAGAGTCGCCGTCGAGGACCGTGTTTCCGGCCCCGGCTCTACCCCCGTCATGGCTGCGTTTACCCACATCGGCAAGGCCAGCCGGTTCACGGACGGGACGTACGGTATCTATTACGCCGCGAATAGCCAGGCTGCGGCTATTGCAGAAACACGCTTTCATCAGGAGCGCTTTCTCGCGGCGACGAACGAGCCCGACATCGAGCTGACGTTGCGCACCTACGTGAATCAGGTCGTGAAGCCGGTGCATGATGTACGTGAGGATTTTCCTGAACTGCATGACCCGGACCCTTCTCGTTACGGGACCTCGCAAGCCTTCGCAAGCGCATTGCGGGGAGAAGGGGCGTGGGGACTGCTCTACAAGAGCGTGCGCCTTGACGGGCATGAGTGCGTGGCGGCGTTTCGTCCGCCGACGGTCTCGCTCCCGGTGCAAGGCAAGCATGTTCGGTATGTCTGGGATGCCAAGAGCCAGACGATCTCCCACGTATTCGAAATCAGCCCGCTCTAA
- a CDS encoding nuclear transport factor 2 family protein, with protein sequence MSDLHTTEQPGEHNSALIRRFYEAFNRLDAEAMAACYTDDVLFSDPVFGELRGSEAGDMWRMLTSRAKEFSIRFDNVRADERSGGAHWLATYLFSQTGRTVVNDIQARFVFRDGKICEHHDNFDLWRWSRQALGAKGALLGWTPFVQNAIRAQAQKGLKAFRAGR encoded by the coding sequence ATGAGCGATCTGCACACCACCGAACAGCCTGGCGAACACAACAGCGCCTTGATCCGTCGTTTCTACGAGGCCTTCAATCGGCTCGACGCCGAGGCCATGGCGGCCTGTTACACCGACGACGTGCTGTTCAGCGACCCGGTGTTCGGTGAGTTACGGGGAAGCGAGGCCGGTGACATGTGGCGCATGTTGACGTCGCGGGCCAAGGAATTCTCCATCCGCTTCGATAATGTGCGCGCCGACGAACGCTCCGGCGGCGCACATTGGCTGGCGACCTACCTGTTCAGCCAGACCGGCCGCACCGTGGTCAACGATATTCAGGCGCGCTTCGTGTTTCGCGACGGCAAGATTTGCGAACACCACGACAACTTCGACCTGTGGCGTTGGTCGCGGCAGGCGTTGGGTGCGAAAGGCGCGTTACTGGGCTGGACGCCGTTCGTTCAAAACGCCATTCGTGCCCAGGCGCAAAAGGGTTTGAAAGCCTTCCGGGCAGGCCGCTAA
- a CDS encoding MFS transporter, with product MKTARSHHQIQKLSYSFFFTKVGEFTFEIAFAVTVVSLVTGNLLDVGLIYFLRFMPSALFSPVGGWLADYADKKYTLITVDLLKLTVAISLCSVGIYSSLSIQAIAIAAMCLTALDCLHTPSFRAFFPETIDSESLTLVNSRLQVIEDGASIAGPLIFSIITIMFTPLHAFAFFSISSLMSTLYILTLESSTRKEMGSFSFKYILKDAINGLQSIKHMNKPLFKVIFCTTLCALFATSLIRFILPAAVMDAFESEAAVGYTASILAAGTVLGSLSYVRFNPTTTADAVVRYWSIYGSLFLATAISLTFSNYIFLALLAFVGFVGAFVDIAIVTNIQRLSHPKNVGRNYSLYYFTAVIGDGLSGIIASLMFLIAGPATFIGMASLLCISPLAWKKKNANKNCI from the coding sequence ATGAAAACCGCGCGATCACACCATCAAATTCAAAAACTTTCATATTCTTTTTTTTTTACGAAAGTCGGAGAGTTTACATTTGAGATAGCTTTTGCTGTGACGGTGGTGTCACTCGTTACGGGAAATTTACTCGACGTAGGCCTGATTTATTTTCTTCGCTTCATGCCCAGCGCACTCTTCTCACCCGTGGGAGGATGGTTAGCAGACTACGCTGACAAGAAATACACATTAATCACCGTAGACCTACTAAAACTCACAGTAGCCATATCATTGTGTTCAGTTGGAATATACTCCAGCCTAAGTATTCAAGCGATTGCAATTGCTGCTATGTGCTTGACCGCTCTGGACTGTCTTCACACACCTTCTTTTCGAGCATTTTTTCCAGAAACTATAGATTCTGAGAGCTTAACTTTAGTCAATAGCCGGTTACAAGTTATCGAAGATGGCGCGTCAATCGCCGGACCACTGATATTTTCAATAATCACAATCATGTTCACCCCCCTTCACGCCTTTGCATTTTTTTCAATTAGCTCGCTTATGTCTACGCTATACATACTTACACTGGAATCTTCTACCAGAAAGGAAATGGGTAGCTTTAGCTTTAAATACATCTTAAAAGATGCGATTAATGGACTCCAAAGCATTAAACACATGAACAAACCTTTATTTAAAGTCATTTTTTGCACAACATTGTGCGCCTTATTTGCCACATCCTTGATACGATTTATTTTACCGGCCGCCGTCATGGATGCATTTGAATCAGAAGCCGCAGTTGGATACACTGCTTCGATATTAGCAGCCGGAACTGTGTTAGGAAGTTTATCATATGTTCGATTCAACCCTACCACTACCGCAGATGCGGTAGTCAGGTACTGGTCTATCTATGGCTCGCTATTTTTAGCCACAGCAATTTCGCTTACGTTTAGCAACTATATTTTTTTAGCACTGTTAGCGTTCGTAGGGTTCGTTGGTGCATTTGTTGACATTGCAATCGTCACAAACATCCAGCGCCTGTCGCACCCGAAAAATGTGGGCAGAAACTACTCTCTCTACTATTTCACCGCCGTCATCGGCGACGGACTGTCCGGGATCATAGCAAGTCTAATGTTCCTGATAGCAGGACCTGCGACATTCATCGGTATGGCTTCACTGCTATGCATTTCGCCTTTAGCCTGGAAGAAAAAAAATGCAAATAAAAATTGTATCTAG
- the speD gene encoding adenosylmethionine decarboxylase — protein MDDLGNHTILDIVGADAALLKNAHALHDFFLNTLERSSFNVINHLTHKFISNGEGVTGLYLLSESHLSYHTYPENCYISVDVYTCGTKKLRLKEELKIFFGNEIRIAMRTLVRGSEISLASLDRENT, from the coding sequence ATGGATGACTTGGGAAATCATACAATTTTAGACATAGTCGGCGCAGACGCAGCTTTGCTAAAGAACGCACACGCACTACACGATTTCTTTTTAAACACCCTGGAGCGCTCTAGCTTCAACGTCATCAATCACTTGACGCACAAATTCATCTCGAATGGCGAGGGAGTTACAGGTCTTTATTTACTATCTGAGTCGCACCTGTCTTACCACACCTACCCAGAAAATTGCTATATCAGCGTAGACGTATACACCTGCGGCACAAAGAAATTGAGACTGAAGGAAGAGCTAAAAATATTCTTCGGTAACGAAATACGCATAGCAATGCGCACACTTGTACGCGGAAGCGAAATATCACTAGCGAGCTTAGATCGTGAAAATACTTAA